The sequence atctttaatttatatGATGAATTGGAAATAAAGAGTTGGTTATTTAGAATATTGGCACAGaaatcaattgttttaatgtggattttcaattttaatttttggcAATATAAAGATTATTTAGATTGTTTTATTTCAACCTTAATCATTTCAATCGTTACCGTTGGTTTTGGTGTTTGTTTATGTTTTGATGaactttcaaaatatttaaaaccaaaagtttggaaaatattaaacaaataaataaataaataaataaataaaaaaacaattcatttattataatttttatttttatttttttttttttattttttattttttattttttattttttttttttttttttttttttattttgtgttGGTGACTTATTTTCAAAGGTCatgtttaaaatttgtaataaattcactgataaaaataaaaaaaaatccccCTTtcgatttaaatttttaataaaagataagatttttttttttttttaaaaaattaagaaatttatattatttaattcccactttaattaattttttgttatgtcattttttatttaattttatttttataaaaaaaatagttttttttttttttttttttttttttttttttcgttaaAACGGcacaaaaatttttttttttatttttttttatttcattttattttttttaaaagtttatttttaaaacaaattctatatatatatataaaaataaagaaatgtTTCAAGAAGAAATTGCAAAACAATTATCTGTACTTACAGAGATTGAAGccaataaaattttagaatgtattgaatcaacaaaaaataaagatatggCAGATTTTGCAGTACCaattccaaaattaaataaatttaagaaATTAGTTGGTAAACCAGATCAATTAGCAATTGATTTCGCATCaaagattcaattgaatgATTGTATTCAAGGTGCATCAGCAACtggtaattatttaaatttcaaagTCAATCGTTTATTACAAGTTCAAGAGATTTTAAAGGAAGTTATCaaccaaaaagaaaaatatggTATGACAGAACAAGGTAAAGGAAAGAAAGTGATCGTCGAATTCTCATCACCAAATATCGCCAAACCATTCCATGCTGGTCATTTACGTTCAACCATCATTGGTAATTTCATGGTTAATCTCTTCAATGAATTAGCCTATGAGACAGTCTCAATGAACTATTTAGGTGATTGGGGCAAACAATACGGTTTGTTAGCAGTTGGTTTCGAAAAGTATGGTTCAGAAGAAGAGTTATTAGCCGACCCAATTAAACATTTATACAATGTTTACGTTCAAATCAATGGTGAAGCAGAGAAGGAAGAAGAAgctaaaaagaaatatgCTGAAGAGATCGCCGCTGGTGTTGAACCAACCGCACCATTACAAACTACTCCAACCATTCACGATACTGCTCGTGCTTACTTTAAACGTATGGAAGATGGTGATGCTGAAGCACTTGCCATTTGGAAACGTTTCCGTGATCTCTCCATCGTTAAATACAAAGATATCTACAATCGTCTCAATGTTAAATTCGATATCTATGCTGGTGAATCATTAGTAACTGAAGGTATgacaattgaatttaaaaaattacaagataaaaatttattagaaGATTCTCAAGGTGCTAAAGTTATTGATTTATCTGtaagtttaaataaattaataataaataataataataataataataataataataataataataataataataataataataataataataataataataataataataataataataataataataataataataataataataataataataataataataataataataataataataataataataataataataataataataaatatttattaatttttttttttttatttttttttttaaattattattattatatagaAACCAAATAAATTAGGTAAAGTTTTAGTTCAAAAAACAGATGGTACAACACTTTATATTACTCGTGATATTGCAGCAGCAGTTGAtcgtaaaaataatattggatTTGATAAGATGTATTATGTTGTTGCATCTCAACAAGATTTCCATTTCCGtcaattatttgatattttagGTAAAATGGATTATCAATGGCAAAAGGATTTAACTCATATCAACTATGGTATGGTTAAAGGTATGTCAACACGTAAAGGTACCGTAGTATTTTTAGAGGATATTTTGAATAAGACCCAAAAGAAGATGTTAAAGATTATGAAACAAAATGAACAAAAATTCGCAGAGATTGAAGACCCAGAGAAAGTCGCCGATATCGTTGGTTTATCAGCTGTCGTCATTCAAGATTTCAATGCCAAACGTAACAAAGATTATGATTTCAATTGGGATCGTATGTTAAAATCAGATGGTGACACTGGTCCATACCTTCAATATGCTCATGCTCGTTTATGTAGTTTAGAACGTAAATCTGGTTTCGAATTCAATCCAAACGCTAACCTTTCTTTATTAAGTGAACCAGAAGCTTTCAATTTAGCAATTACCATCGGTAGATATCCAGAAATCATTCAATTGACTCATAATCAACTTGAACCTTCAACTTTGGTTGGTTATCTCTTTGAATTGGCTCATGCTGTCTCTTCTGCTCATCAAGTCCTTTGGATTAAAGATCGTGAAAAAGATGTCGCTGAAGCTCGTTTCGTTTTATATTGGGCTGCCAAAGTTATTTTAGGTTCAGGTTTAAGAATTTTAGGTTTAGTTCCACTTGAaagaatgtaaaaaaaaaagaatttaataatataaaaaaaaaaaaaataaagaatatttgattatttataataaaaaaataaaagaataagttttgaaaaaaataagaacattttaaaatattttagttttatttatttattattgaccACAACTTGGTGGAGGGGTTGgtgataaatattttaatttataagttaaatcttcttcttcttcatcatatccattatattctttttcttcaataacttgttgttttttttgttctttagaatatatttctttaaatttattctgttcttttgattgttgttgttgttgttgttgttgttgttgttgttgttgttgttgttgttgttgttgttgttgttgctttgGTTCTTTTTGTAGTACAGTGTTATTCATTGAggagatttctttttttggatGCTGAGAATAATCAATTGTATTTggaatgaaattaaaaggtGATCCATTACAAAAGAAAGATTCACAGCTTTTTATTTGATAGCCACCACTTccatttttactattttggttattattattattattattattattattattattattattattattatttatattttgagTATGTTCAGGATATTTACAAACAAAGGGTGAGCTTTCAAAGAATTCagaatcttcatcatcagttTCATCTTTTAGGTTGGTACGATCAGAATTTTGGTGTATTGTATCAgttgtagtattattattattattataattgttattattaatatcagtTGTACCActattaaatatttgattCTCATCAAAGGAAAAGGAATAATCGGATATGAAACTTGCTGTTTGAATTTCTCCATATGTATTTTCGGAAATGGTGGTTGTTAGagttgtggttgtagttgttttTAAACTCTTATCATTGTATGATTTattgctattgttattatagttgttgttattattattattattattattattattattattattattattattattattattattattgttattgttattattgtttgtaTTATGAGAATAGATATTATTGGATAGTTTGCTCTTATTGGTAtctttttttacattttggttttggtatTTATTGATAAGGTTATttgtgtttttaaaattattatcatcatcattatcataattATCGTAATCATTTCCATTATCATTACAaccatcaaaatcaaaaggaGAAAAATTTTCTATTCTTAGTGGTGCATTCTTTATTGGtgattttaatcttttatgTGGTggttcattttcaataatattactagtattgttattattattattattattattattattattattattattattattattattattattattttgtagtTTTGATTGAATGGtatgttgttgattattgaTTCTTGTTCTTTCATCaaatattgttttaatatttacatttgGATCAATATCAGTTTTATTgtttgatattttattagtATAGTATTCGCTAGATGTTTGTGATGTAGGTGTTGGATTAATGATATCTTCATCTATTGTATTGTAATGACTTTGTTCAAATTTCTCTTGTACTGATttcttaaaattattattattattattattattattgttgttattgttattgatattgttaatgttattgttattgctattgctattgctattgctataGATAATATCATTATCTGGGAAATTGTTcgatttaaaattgaatttagtTGTAGAGTTTGAAAATGATGTTGGTAGCTTGTGTGAAAATCcctacaatttttaaaataaaagtaaataaagatatttattcattatttaaatagtttaaattcTTATACATACAAGCGAAACCTTTTGGCTACCAACTTTAATTGTTTGTATCTTTTTATGAGGCATACCTAAAAAATATGCCAAATGTGTTTGAGGATCTAGTCCatgattactattattaccattattattgctattattgttattattattattattattattattattattattattattattattattattattattattattattattattattattattattattattattattattattattattattattattattattattattattattactattattattattattattattattataattagcCGTGCTCTTTTGAGGTGGTCTATTTTGCATCTcttttaaagatatttatttatttatctttttttatttagtgaAGTGAAACTGTTTAAgacaataataacatttttttattttttttatttttttttattaacaaaaataaaaaaaaagttccATATTTCCAAGAAATTTTTCgacaatttattttttttaattttttttaatttttaaattttttttttttagtcttgttttatttttttatttggattattaaaattaaaaagctGTATGACATCTTCAAATGagataattattttagatgatgacgatgatgatgatagtgaACAACAAAAAACACCAAGATTTCAAGTAAATAATGGAGCTGAAACAatgaaaaattcaaattccgatattagaaaaaaagtaaataaaacaattgtaaataaaaaaagagagtTATTGGCGAACATCCATTCAAATAGATTTGATCGaatagataataaaaagataaaaagtGTTAATGACAATAAAACCAAGAATACCAacagtattaataataataataataataataataataataataataataataataataataataataatagtgatggtaataaaacaacaatcCCAACAATAACCACTACAACTAGTAGTcccaaaaatattatttgtatagatgatgatgacgatgatgctattgtaaataatcttaatacaaataaaataacaagtAATTCAACAAAAGAAATAGTGCAAACAAAACAAACGACACCAACAAAAGTACAGTCACCACGTTAtcataatagtaatagcaaTAAAAGTCCCAAtgcaaaatcaaattttttagcAGATATACAcgaaaaaagattaaatattggtgatggtggtattACAATCGAT comes from Dictyostelium discoideum AX4 chromosome 2 chromosome, whole genome shotgun sequence and encodes:
- the argS1 gene encoding arginine-tRNA ligase, with amino-acid sequence MFQEEIAKQLSVLTEIEANKILECIESTKNKDMADFAVPIPKLNKFKKLVGKPDQLAIDFASKIQLNDCIQGASATGNYLNFKVNRLLQVQEILKEVINQKEKYGMTEQGKGKKVIVEFSSPNIAKPFHAGHLRSTIIGNFMVNLFNELAYETVSMNYLGDWGKQYGLLAVGFEKYGSEEELLADPIKHLYNVYVQINGEAEKEEEAKKKYAEEIAAGVEPTAPLQTTPTIHDTARAYFKRMEDGDAEALAIWKRFRDLSIVKYKDIYNRLNVKFDIYAGESLVTEGMTIEFKKLQDKNLLEDSQGAKVIDLSKPNKLGKVLVQKTDGTTLYITRDIAAAVDRKNNIGFDKMYYVVASQQDFHFRQLFDILGKMDYQWQKDLTHINYGMVKGMSTRKGTVVFLEDILNKTQKKMLKIMKQNEQKFAEIEDPEKVADIVGLSAVVIQDFNAKRNKDYDFNWDRMLKSDGDTGPYLQYAHARLCSLERKSGFEFNPNANLSLLSEPEAFNLAITIGRYPEIIQLTHNQLEPSTLVGYLFELAHAVSSAHQVLWIKDREKDVAEARFVLYWAAKVILGSGLRILGLVPLERM